A stretch of Zymoseptoria tritici IPO323 chromosome 1, whole genome shotgun sequence DNA encodes these proteins:
- the MgAtr1 gene encoding ABC transporter (ABC-G family, PDR type, TC3 A.1.205. Involved in pleiotropic drug resistance and azole sensitivity): protein MWGYSVDERKLQREDTNGPPTNQWHNAQRTGGTHPTEEVEGEGEGTWGENDVGGFTTRQAMEDYEALRKDLTQLSKTRSRDTQHSLKRTTTGQTAKSGRKSLTSRQATHTSEAAEQDVEAGPQEEVEESKKDDDDEDDFELDRFMREGHFEKRSDGTSDKRVGVVYKDLTVKGIGSTTSFVRTLPDAIIGTFGPDLFKIICRFVPALAKRTGETRTLLNGFTGCVRDGEMMLVLGRPGSGCSTFLKAISNNRETYAEVTGDVSYGGIPADKQKKMYRGEVVYNQEDDVHFATLNVWQTFIFALMNKTKKKETGNIPVIAEALMKMFGIPHTKYTLVGDDFVRGVSGGERKRVSIAETLASKSTVVCWDNSTRGLDASTALDYARSLRVMTDVSNRTTLVTLYQAGEGIYEVMDKVLVIDEGREIYSGPAKEARQYFIDLGYEAPERQTTADFLTAVTDPVERKFRKGYEHKAPKGPEALEKAFRESPNYQKVLEDITDYENYLKETDYNDAREFEDAVQDGKSKRVSNKSSYTVSFQRQVLACVKREAWLLWGDKTTLWTKLFIIISNGLIVGSLFYGESFDTSGAFTRGGALFFSILFLGWLQLTELMKAVSGRAVVKRHEDYAFYRPSAVTIARVVMDLPVILVQVLIFGIIMFFMTNMTISASQFFIYMLFVYITTILLTALYRMFASLSPEIDTAVRFSGIALNLLVIYTGYVIPRPQLLTKYIWFGWIYWINPLSYSFEAVITNEFAGRTMACAPSQLVPQGPGIDPAYQGCALAGADVNAQSVDGSAYLATQFNYSRSNLWRNFGVVIAFIVLYILVTVIATETVSFAGGGGGALIFKKSKKAKKQVKHAKHADEEKGGIAEDSSSSSKKNASLGDAPNEDKEDEALDKLTKSESIFTWKDVEYTVPYMGGERKLLNKVNGYAKPGVMVALMGASGAGKTTLLNTLAQRQSMGVVSGEMFVDGRPLGREFQRNTGFCLQGDLHDGTATIREALEFSAILRQDASVSREEKIAYVDTVIDLLELNDMQDAIISSLGVEQRKRLTIGVELAAKPSLLLFLDEPTSGLDSQSAYSIVRFLKKLASAGQAIVCTIHQPSSVLIQQFDMILALNPGGNTFYFGPVGENGKDVTKYFSDRGVDCPPHKNVAEFILETAAKPHKRKDGKKIDWNQEWVESQQAKDVLEEIDGLKQTRSHVSTSQKNKDDEKEFAASTMLQCTELLRRTFRQYWRDPSYLYGKFFVSVIVGIFNGFTFWQLGNTQQDMQNRMFTAFLIITIPPTIVNAVVPKFYTNMALWQAREYPSRIYGYFAFVTAQVVAEIPPAIIGAVLYWVLWYWPTGLPTDSSTSGYVFFMTLLFFLFQASWGQWITAFSPSFTVISNVLPFFFVMFSLFNGVVRPYASLPVFWRYWMYYVNPSTWWIGGVLAATLDGIPVQCAETETAHFDAPPGQTCASYAGAFAQSAGGYLLNPQDNTNCMYCPLSTGNQYLAQLNINASDKWRDLGIFVVFVFSNWFLVYFFIYTVRVKGWTFGFGPLFGALGKGVELIKKPFKKGEKKEQSEE from the exons ATGTGGGGCTACAGCGTGGACGAGCGAAAGCTCCAACGCGAAGACACCAATGGTCCACCCACGAATCAATGGCACAATGCGCAGCGAACGGGCGGTACTCATCCCACCGAGGaggtcgaaggcgaaggcgaaggaacGTGGGGTGAGAACGATGTCGGTGGATTCACCACTCGCCAGGCAATGGAGGACTACGAG GCCCTTAGGAAGGATCTCACACAACTCTCAAAAACACGCTCGCGAGACACTCAGCACTCTCTCAAACGAACGACCACTGGACAGACTGCGAAGAGCGGACGAAAGTCCTTGACAAGCCGTCAAGCGACACATACCTCCGAAGCCGCCGAACAGGACGTCGAGGCGGGACCAcaagaagaggtcgaggagtcgaaaaaggacgacgacgatgaggacgacttCGAACTCGATCGTTTCATGAGGGAAGGGCACTTTGAGAAGCGATCCGACGGTACCTCGGACAAACGTGTCGGTGTGGTATACAAGGATCTCACGGTCAAGGGTATCGGATCGACGACTTCGTTTGTCCGAACATTGCCCGATGCCATTATCGGCACTTTCGGTCCGGACTTGTTCAAGATCATCTGCCGGTTCGTGCCTGCACTGGCAAAACGTACTGGCGAGACACGTACTCTCCTCAACGGCTTCACGGGATGTGTTCGAGATGGCGAAATGATGCTGGTTCTTGGACGACCAGGATCCGGCTGTTCGACTTTCCTCAAGGCCATCAGCAATAACCGCGAGACGTACGCTGAAGTCACTGGAGATGTCTCATACGGTGGCATCCCAGCCGacaagcagaagaagatgtATCGCGGAGAGGTGGTCTACAATCAAGAAGATGACGTTCACTTCGCGACGCTCAATGTCTGGCAGACCTTCATTTTCGCTTTGATGAACAagaccaagaagaaggagactgGCAATATCCCTGTCATCGCGGAAGCGCTGATGAAGATGTTTGGTATCCCTCACACGAAATACACGTTGGTCGGGGATGATTTCGTGAGAGGTGTTTCTGGAGGTGAGCGGAAGCGTGTTTCTATCGCTGAGACGCTGGCTTCGAAGAGTACTGTTGTCTGCTGGGACAACTCGACTCGCGGTCTTGATGCTTCCACCGCATTGGACTACGCACGCTCTCTGAGAGTCATGACTGATGTCAGCAATCGCACGACTTTGGTGACCCTCTATCAGGCAGGTGAAGGAATTTACGAAGTCATGGACAAGGTTCTCGTCATTGACGAAGGCCGCGAAATTTACTCTGGACCTGCCAAGGAGGCCAGACAGTACTTCATCGATCTTGGATACGAGGCTCCTGAACGCCAAACCACAGCAGATTTCTTGACCGCCGTTACGGATCCCGTGGAGCGCAAATTCCGAAAGGGCTACGAACACAAGGCTCCCAAGGGTCCCGAAGCCCTGGAGAAGGCCTTCAGAGAGTCACCCAACTACCAAAAGGTTCTCGAGGACATCACCGATTATGAAAACTACCTCAAGGAGACCGACTACAACGATGCAAGGGAATTCGAAGACGCCGTTCAAGACGGCAAGTCGAAGCGTGTGTCCAACAAGTCCAGCTACACAGTCTCGTTCCAACGTCAAGTTCTGGCCTGCGTCAAGCGTGAGGCATGGCTGCTTTGGGGTGACAAGACGACACTGTGGACCAagctcttcatcatcatctccaacGGTCTCATTGTCGGCTCTCTCTTCTAcggcgaatccttcgacACTTCCGGTGCCTTCACTCGTGGCGgtgctctcttcttctcgattCTCTTCCTTGGCTGGCTCCAACTTACTGAGCTGATGAAGGCCGTCAGTGGCAGAGCTGTCGTCAAGCGCCACGAAGACTACGCCTTTTACCGCCCATCCGCCGTCACGATCGCCAGAGTGGTCATGGACTTGCCCGTCATTCTCGTCCAGGTCCTCATCTTCGGCATCATCATGTTCTTCATGACCAACATGACCATAAGCGCTTCTCAGTTCTTCATCTACATGCTTTTTGTGTACATCACGACGATTCTGTTGACAGCGCTCTACCGCATGTTCGCATCGCTCTCCCCGGAGATCGATACGGCCGTGCGATTCAGTGGAATAGCTCTCAACCTTTTGGTAATCTACACTGGATATG TGATCCCGCGACCGCAACTCCTCACCAAGTACATCTGGTTCGGCTGGATATACTGGATCAACCCGCTCTCCTACAGCTTCGAGGCTGTGATTACAAACGAATTCGCTGGCCGAACGATGGCTTGTGCTCCATCGCAGCTCGTTCCACAAGGTCCCGGTATCGATCCAGCGTATCAAGGCTGTGCTCTAGCCGGAGCAGACGTCAACGCTCAATCGGTCGATGGCTCCGCATACCTGGCCACTCAGTTCAACTACTCGAGAAGCAACCTGTGGCGCAACTTTGGCGTCGTCATCGCTTTCATTGTACTCTACATCCTGGTCACTGTCATTGCTACTGAGACGGTCTCTTTCgctggtggcggtggtggcgcgCTCATCTTCAAGAAGTCGAAAAAGGCCAAGAAGCAAGTCAAGCATGCCAAGCATGCCGATGAGGAGAAGGGTGGTATTGCTGAGGATAGCAGTAGCTCTAGCAAGAAGAATGCCAGCTTGGGTGACGCTCCGAACGAGGACAAGGAGGATGAGGCGCTCGACAAGCTCACCAAGAGCGAGAGCATCTTCACATGGAAGGACGTCGAATACACTGTCCCATACATGGGCGGCGAGCGCAAGCTCCTGAACAAGGTCAATGGTTATGCTAAGCCCGGTGTCATGGTCGCCTTGATGGGAGCTTCTGGTGCCGGAAAGACGACTCTCCTCAATACTCTGGCGCAACGTCAAAGCATGGGTGTCGTCTCCGGAGAGATGTTCGTTGACGGACGTCCCCTCGGCCGCGAGTTCCAGCGTAACACTGGCTTCTGTTTGCAGGGCGATCTCCACGACGGCACTGCAACGATCCGCGAGGCGCTTGAATTCTCGGCCATTCTGCGCCAGGACGCCAGCGTTTCCAGGGAAGAGAAGATCGCATACGTCGATACTGTCATTGACCTCCTCGAGCTCAACGACATGCAAGACGCCATCATCAGCTCGCTAGGCGTGGAACAACGTAAGCGTCTGACGATCGGAGTCGAACTCGCCGCAAAGCCATCTCTCCTCTTGTTCTTGGACGAACCGACTTCCGGTCTCGACTCGCAATCCGCCTACTCCATCGTCAGATTCTTGAAGAAGCTCGCCAGCGCCGGCCAGGCCATTGTCTGCACCATCCACCAGCCTTCCTCTGTTCTGATCCAGCAATTCGACATGATCCTCGCTCTCAACCCTGGCGGCAACACCTTCTACTTCGGTCCTGTCGGAGAGAACGGCAAGGACGTCACCAAGTACTTCTCCGACCGCGGCGTCGACTGCCCACCACACAAGAACGTTGCGGAGTTCATCCTCGAGACTGCTGCCAAACCGCACAAGCGCAAGGATGGAAAGAAGATCGACTGGAACCAGGAGTGGGTCGAGTCGCAACAAGCCAAAGACGTCCTGGAGGAGATCGACGGCCTCAAGCAAACCCGCAGCCACGTCTCCACTTCCCAGAAAAacaaggacgacgagaaggaattcgccgcctccaccaTGCTGCAATGCaccgaactcctccgccgcactTTCCGCCAATACTGGCGCGATCCCTCCTACCTCTACGGCAAATTCTTCGTCTCCGTCATCGTCGGCATCTTCAACGGCTTCACCTTCTGGCAACTCGGCAACACGCAGCAAGACATGCAGAACCGCATGTTCACCGctttcctcatcatcaccatcccTCCCACCATCGTCAACGCCGTCGTGCCCAAATTCTACACCAACATGGCCCTCTGGCAGGCTCGCGAGTACCCCTCGAGAATCTACGGCTACTTCGCCTTTGTCACCGCACAAGTCGTCGCCGAGATCCCACCCGCCATCATCGGAGCGGTACTCTACTGGGTGCTATGGTACTGGCCAACCGGCCTCCCAACCGACAGCTCCACTTCCGGCTACGTCTTCTTCATgaccctcctcttcttcctcttccaagCCTCCTGGGGCCAGTGGATCACCGCCTTCTCCCCATCCTTCACCGTCATCTCCAACGTcctccccttcttcttcgtcatgTTCTCCCTCTTCAACGGCGTCGTGCGTCCTTATGCTTCCCTGCCCGTCTTCTGGCGCTACTGGATGTACTACGTCAACCCCTCCACCTGGTGGATCGGCggcgtcctcgccgccacgCTCGACGGCATCCCCGTGCAATGTGCCGAGACCGAGACCGCGCACTTCGACGCTCCGCCGGGCCAGACGTGCGCTTCCTATGCCGGCGCTTTTGCCCAAAGTGCGGGAGGGTACCTGCTCAACCCGCAGGATAACACGAATTGCATGTACTGCCCGCTCAGCACTGGCAATCAATACTTGGCGCAGCTGAACATCAATGCATCGGACAAGTGGAGGGACCTGGGGATTTTCGTGGTGTTTGTGTTCTCCAACTGGTTTTTAGTGTACTTCTTCATCTACACAGTCCGCGTCAAGGGGTGGACGTTCGGATTCGGACCGCTCTTCGGAGCCCTTGGAAAGGGCGTGGAGTTGATTAAGAAGCCGTTTAAAAAgggggagaagaaggagcagaGCGAGGAGTAA
- a CDS encoding MFS transporter (Major facilitator superfamily protein) yields the protein MFAAAVTAVVLAFFAFRMGRKGTIILGNIAAIIGSVIQATSYSVAQLIVGRLVQGISIGAISSAVPTYLSETGVEIGDRGPANALNAILLISGVPLAYWVDYGFTMMDTQASWRVPIVFQCLFAVVSGGTMLFLPDTPRWYYARNRWEEGDAVLAQLHDTCVDDERVQSTRREILAAIEAELEANASLDWKPFLTMGIVDKSRMKIVRRICMCFWLPMVREWMGSSLIAYYSNVILSTVAKPSLVSLLSGVLNIFFALGCVPLYFTVEKVGRRSILLYGAIAMTTLLTIFTVLVALGSGSESRDWAAVGIIFIFLFVFGWTWQGSVWLYCSEIAPLEYRHIGAAATACGEWLMTFVTVFAGPIGFERIGWYFWLWVISGNLVAIVFVFLLCPETGGKTLEQVDCLFVRKGFAGLRSNFDITTEDMEGAPTKEKLVVDQFEVANKR from the exons ATGTTCGCCGCAGCCGTGACAGCAGTCGTCCTCGCATTCTTTGCCTTCCGCATGGGCCGCAAAGGAaccatcatcctcggcaATATCGCCGCCATCATCGGCTCCGTCATCCAAGCGACTTCCTACAGCGTCGCTCAGCTCATTGTCGGACGACTCGTACAGGGAATCTCAATCGGAGCCATCTCATCCGCTGTGCCCACGTATCTGTCCGAGACGGGAGTCGAGATCGGTGATCGCGGACCAGCGAATGCGTTGAATGCGATTCTGCTGATCAGTGGTGTGCCGTTGGCGTACTGGGTGGACTATGGGTTTACCATGATGGATACCCAGGCGAGTTGGAGGGTGCCGATTGTTTTCCAGTGTTTATTCGCCGTCGTTTCGGGAGGCACGATGTTGTTCTTGCCGGATACTCCGAGGTGGTACTATGCCAGGAATCGTTGGGAGGAAGGTGATGCGGTGCTGGCACAACTGCATGATACTTGTGTCGATGACGAGAGGGTGCAGAGTACGCGGAGAGAGATTCTGGCAGCGATCGAGGCGGAATTGGAGGCCAATGCGAGTCTGGATTGGAAGCCATTCTTGACGATGGGCATCGTAGACAAGAGTCGGATGAAAATTGTCAGGAGAATCTGCATGTGCTTTTGGCTACCGATGGTTCGGGAGTGGATGGGCTCGAGTCTGATTGCCTACTACAGTAA TGTCATTCTGTCGACTGTAGCCAAACCATCTTTGGTGTCTCTGCTATCAGGTGTGCTCAACATCTTCTTTGCGCTCGGCTGTGTGCCGCTTTACTTCACCGTGGAAAAGGTTGGACGGCGGTCAATCTTGCTGTATGGTGCCATTGCCATGACCACCCTTTTGACGATATTCACAGTCCTCGTAGCACTGGGCTCTGGTAGCGAATCGAGAGACTGGGCGGCCGTTGGaatcatcttcatcttcctcttcgtcttcggctgGACTTGGCAAGGTTCAGTGTGGCTTTACTGCTCAGAGATTGCTCCTCTCGAGTACCGACATATCGGCGCAGCGGCGACGGCGTGCGGAGAGTGGCTCATGACTTTCGTCACTGTTTTCGCAGGTCCGATTGGCTTCGAGCGCATTGGCTGGTACTTCTGGCTATGGGTCATCAGTGGCAATCTTGTTGCCATTGTCTttgtcttcctcctctgtcCTGAAACTGGAGGGAAGACATTAGAACAGGTGGATTGCCTTTTTGTTCGTAAAGGCTTTGCTGGTCTGAGGAGTAACTTCGACATCACTACTGAGGACATGGAAGGCGCACCAACGAAGGAGAAACTGGTAGTGGACCAGTTCGAGGTCGCTAACAAGCGTTGA